One Kitasatospora sp. NBC_01266 genomic window carries:
- a CDS encoding glycosyltransferase 87 family protein — translation MVTTRSSGASRSRGRFGVRRGGPAHDSRPVGHPGGPQGGGRARPEPALVAPAGGPSGAQPLPGLPRQRPDDPPASAGRGQRLAALAMRLGERRSVHLLGCLIAAGWAGAFPLVSDLGNQRLWGEVAAPAYLLAGLAVVTLPRRYAGRVAAAVALLGAVLLPLGMLAAAGQHQSEVMVVERSARLLLHTGTPYLPHPVKVTDFNPYLPAMALFGLPRAVLGSGNEFTRVLGDARIWFALSFLSCLTISWRLLRPSRRHSALLPLGVLTGSPLIALMLAVGGVDLPLIGVCCLAMALAARGRTIGAGLVLALACTLKWTAWPALPVAALLLWRLYGRRPAARAALTALLAGAAVILPFALRRPQDFLDQVIRFPLGLTSVRTPAGSPLPGKVLADLGPVGHTVSIVLMVLGGLAVAGWLLLRPPASAVAAADLLAAGLTVAFMLAPAGRFGYLALPAVLAIWPRLAARSWTGRPAYSARTVESDSVAALR, via the coding sequence ATGGTGACCACCCGCTCGTCCGGTGCCTCGCGCAGCCGTGGCCGGTTCGGTGTTCGGCGCGGCGGGCCGGCGCACGACAGCCGGCCCGTGGGGCATCCCGGCGGTCCGCAGGGCGGCGGTCGGGCCCGACCCGAGCCCGCCCTCGTGGCACCCGCCGGCGGGCCGTCCGGCGCGCAGCCGCTGCCCGGACTGCCCCGGCAGCGCCCCGACGATCCGCCCGCCTCGGCCGGGCGCGGTCAGCGGTTGGCCGCGCTGGCGATGCGGCTGGGCGAGCGGCGCAGTGTTCACCTGCTCGGCTGCCTGATCGCGGCCGGCTGGGCCGGTGCCTTCCCGCTCGTCTCCGACCTGGGCAACCAGCGGCTCTGGGGCGAGGTCGCGGCCCCGGCCTACCTGCTGGCCGGGCTGGCGGTGGTCACCCTGCCGCGCCGCTACGCGGGCCGGGTCGCCGCCGCCGTGGCGCTGCTCGGCGCGGTGCTGCTGCCGCTCGGCATGCTGGCCGCCGCCGGCCAGCACCAGTCCGAGGTGATGGTGGTCGAACGCTCCGCCCGGCTGCTGCTGCACACCGGCACCCCGTACCTGCCGCATCCGGTGAAGGTCACCGACTTCAACCCCTACCTGCCGGCCATGGCGCTGTTCGGGCTGCCGCGCGCGGTGCTCGGCTCGGGCAACGAGTTCACCCGGGTGCTCGGCGATGCCCGGATCTGGTTCGCGCTCAGCTTCCTGAGCTGCCTGACCATCAGCTGGCGGCTGCTGCGCCCCAGCCGCCGGCACTCGGCGCTGCTGCCGCTCGGGGTGCTCACCGGCTCGCCGCTGATCGCGCTGATGCTGGCCGTCGGCGGGGTGGACCTGCCGCTGATCGGCGTCTGCTGCCTGGCGATGGCGCTGGCCGCCCGCGGCCGGACGATCGGCGCCGGACTGGTGCTCGCGCTGGCCTGCACTCTCAAGTGGACCGCCTGGCCGGCGCTGCCGGTGGCCGCCCTGCTGCTCTGGCGGCTGTACGGGCGACGCCCGGCCGCCCGCGCCGCGCTGACCGCCCTGCTGGCCGGGGCCGCGGTGATCCTGCCGTTCGCGCTGCGGCGGCCGCAGGACTTCCTGGACCAGGTGATCCGCTTCCCGCTCGGCCTGACCTCGGTGCGCACCCCGGCCGGCAGCCCGCTGCCCGGCAAGGTGCTGGCCGACCTCGGTCCGGTGGGGCACACCGTCTCGATCGTGCTGATGGTGCTGGGCGGCCTCGCGGTGGCCGGGTGGCTGCTGCTGCGCCCGCCGGCCTCGGCGGTGGCCGCCGCCGACCTGCTGGCCGCCGGGCTCACGGTGGCCTTTATGCTGGCGCCCGCCGGGCGGTTCGGCTATCTGGCGCTGCCCGCCGTACTGGCCATCTGGCCGCGGCTGGCCGCCCGCTCCTGGACCGGGCGGCCTGCATACAGCGCCCGTACCGTGGAGAGCGACAGCGTCGCGGCTCTCCGGTAG
- a CDS encoding N,N-dimethylformamidase beta subunit family domain-containing protein — protein MAEQQAVEDPSGSGRSGTGRRRFLGLAGAAAAGVGLTACGTSSASSARQAPLAGASGGSSIGPAAAALQQENDKPGNPDWKIGNAGPDRAIEGWADRTSVLPGESFGLHVSTTAPGFKVSAYRMGWYGGARGRLVWQSDQLPGSKQSAAALDPHTRMISTDWSKSTTVDTTGWPEGSYLLRLDAANGAGQRYVPVTVRSASTAGKLVVVNATATWQAYNTWGDYNLYNGQNGAYATRSLVVSFDRPYHEYDGAGLFMVYETPLIALAEKLGLPLAYVTSTDVAGQPDLLKGALAVLSLGHDEYWSPEQRANVVAARDAGTNLAVLGANCCFRRVRYEPSPTGADRQVVCYKDSYKQDPGFQQTGLPTNDYRVAPHADPESSMLGVIYDGYPVDEPYVVGNPGHWLFAGTGVQQGDSFPHLVGVEYDRVNTAFDNTPRPIEILAHSPVVCAGRKSFSDTAFYTVPSGAGVFASGTMRWVEALDASGDGSSGADHSMDAKAGAMTQKVTENLLRAFAAGPAGKAHPPQDNVAAVYGH, from the coding sequence ATGGCCGAGCAGCAGGCAGTTGAGGACCCGTCGGGCAGCGGGCGGTCAGGGACCGGCCGACGGCGGTTCCTCGGCCTGGCGGGCGCGGCGGCGGCCGGGGTGGGGTTGACCGCCTGCGGCACGAGCAGCGCGTCCAGCGCCCGGCAGGCCCCGCTGGCGGGCGCCTCGGGCGGCTCCTCGATAGGCCCCGCGGCTGCCGCCCTGCAGCAGGAGAACGACAAGCCGGGCAACCCCGACTGGAAGATCGGCAACGCGGGCCCGGACCGGGCGATCGAGGGCTGGGCCGACCGGACCAGCGTGCTGCCCGGCGAGAGCTTCGGCCTGCACGTCTCCACCACCGCGCCCGGCTTCAAGGTCTCGGCCTACCGGATGGGCTGGTACGGCGGCGCCCGGGGCCGCCTGGTCTGGCAGTCCGACCAGCTGCCGGGGAGCAAGCAGTCGGCCGCCGCGCTCGACCCGCACACCCGGATGATCAGCACCGACTGGTCGAAGAGCACCACCGTGGACACCACCGGTTGGCCGGAGGGCAGCTACCTGCTGCGGCTGGACGCGGCGAACGGCGCCGGGCAGCGGTACGTGCCGGTCACCGTCCGCTCGGCGAGCACCGCCGGGAAGCTGGTCGTGGTGAACGCGACCGCCACCTGGCAGGCCTACAACACCTGGGGCGACTACAACCTCTACAACGGCCAGAACGGTGCCTACGCGACCCGCTCGCTGGTGGTCTCCTTCGACCGTCCGTACCACGAGTACGACGGCGCCGGGCTCTTCATGGTCTACGAGACGCCGCTGATCGCGCTGGCCGAGAAGCTCGGGCTGCCGCTGGCGTACGTCACCAGCACCGATGTGGCCGGGCAGCCCGACCTGCTCAAGGGCGCGCTCGCGGTGCTCTCGCTGGGGCACGACGAGTACTGGTCGCCCGAGCAGCGCGCCAACGTGGTGGCGGCCCGGGACGCCGGGACCAACCTGGCCGTCCTGGGCGCCAACTGCTGCTTCCGCCGGGTGCGCTACGAGCCCTCGCCGACCGGCGCCGACCGCCAGGTGGTCTGCTACAAGGACTCCTACAAGCAGGACCCCGGCTTCCAGCAGACCGGGCTGCCGACCAACGACTACCGGGTGGCCCCGCACGCCGACCCGGAGAGCTCGATGCTCGGGGTGATCTACGACGGCTACCCGGTGGACGAGCCCTACGTGGTGGGCAACCCCGGGCACTGGCTCTTCGCGGGCACCGGGGTGCAGCAGGGCGACAGCTTCCCGCACCTGGTGGGGGTGGAGTACGACCGGGTGAACACCGCCTTCGACAACACGCCCCGGCCGATCGAGATCCTGGCCCACTCGCCGGTGGTCTGCGCGGGGCGCAAGAGCTTCAGCGACACCGCCTTCTACACCGTGCCCAGCGGGGCCGGGGTGTTCGCCAGCGGCACCATGCGCTGGGTGGAGGCGCTGGACGCCAGCGGTGACGGCAGCTCAGGGGCGGACCACTCGATGGACGCCAAGGCGGGGGCGATGACCCAGAAGGTGACGGAGAACCTGCTGCGGGCCTTCGCCGCCGGCCCGGCCGGCAAGGCGCACCCGCCGCAGGACAACGTCGCGGCCGTGTACGGCCACTGA
- a CDS encoding penicillin-binding transpeptidase domain-containing protein: MRQGAKTAIVSVVAAAMLGAGGYGAYSLLGSSSGKASAAPKPRTVLATPPSADLAAAGAKNFLAAWTSGDLQGAAKLTDDPQSALAALTAFNQQVKPSAVTLTPGVPTTPAAFASATAQPSGAAKASPSPSASAGAGASASPSASAPSANQVLLNFKSHVEFAGTTNTWDYTGYLGMEAMSDGTAAVHWAPTVINPHLGPGEQIVTQPVYNPPTRITDRNGQSLANFPSLSQILANFEQNPPAQDPASAGTGVAIVDPNGQGKPEPLFTITDPKPGQPIKLTIDANLETAAQKAVDEQYAKVKQPAAMVAIEPSTGNILAVANSPATGFNMALQGRTAPGSTMKVITASALLEAGITPTSTMPCPSTYSTGTTYHNDFKDAELSNTFMQDFTVSCNTAFIEQSMTTLQSGSLAKQAADVFGIGLNWKIGFPSFDGSVPGAGQTKDETAGEYFGQGKDLMNPLTMASVAATVQSGTFKQPVLLAGLPQLPAARQLSPDVLNNLRSMMNSVLTNPQGTAYNALQGVGGTIGGKTGTAETSSDPNAPTNSWFTGFRDNLAVSAEVIDGGFGATAAVPAVAEVLKVGNGG, translated from the coding sequence ATGCGTCAGGGCGCGAAGACCGCCATCGTCAGTGTCGTCGCCGCGGCCATGCTCGGGGCCGGCGGCTACGGGGCGTACTCGTTGCTCGGCTCGAGCAGTGGCAAGGCCTCGGCCGCCCCCAAGCCCCGCACCGTGCTCGCCACGCCGCCGTCGGCCGATCTGGCCGCCGCCGGTGCCAAGAACTTCCTGGCCGCCTGGACCAGCGGCGACCTGCAGGGTGCCGCCAAGCTGACCGACGACCCGCAGAGCGCGCTGGCGGCGCTGACCGCGTTCAACCAGCAGGTGAAGCCGAGCGCGGTCACCCTGACGCCGGGCGTCCCGACCACCCCCGCCGCCTTCGCCTCGGCCACCGCGCAGCCCTCCGGTGCCGCGAAGGCCTCGCCGTCGCCGTCCGCCTCGGCGGGCGCCGGCGCGTCCGCCTCGCCGTCGGCCTCGGCCCCTTCGGCCAACCAGGTGCTGCTCAACTTCAAGTCCCACGTCGAGTTCGCGGGCACCACCAACACCTGGGACTACACCGGGTACCTGGGCATGGAGGCGATGAGCGACGGCACGGCCGCGGTGCACTGGGCGCCGACCGTGATCAACCCGCACCTCGGGCCCGGCGAGCAGATCGTCACCCAGCCGGTCTACAACCCGCCGACCCGGATCACCGACCGCAACGGCCAGTCGCTGGCGAACTTCCCCTCGCTCAGCCAGATCCTGGCGAACTTCGAGCAGAACCCGCCCGCCCAGGACCCGGCCTCGGCCGGCACCGGCGTGGCGATCGTCGACCCGAACGGCCAGGGCAAGCCCGAGCCGCTCTTCACCATCACCGACCCCAAGCCCGGCCAGCCGATCAAGCTGACCATCGACGCGAACCTGGAGACGGCCGCGCAGAAGGCGGTCGACGAGCAGTACGCCAAGGTCAAGCAGCCCGCCGCGATGGTCGCCATCGAGCCGAGCACCGGCAACATCCTGGCCGTCGCCAACTCCCCGGCGACCGGCTTCAACATGGCGCTCCAGGGCCGGACCGCGCCCGGCTCGACGATGAAGGTGATCACCGCCAGCGCGCTGCTGGAGGCCGGGATCACCCCGACCAGCACCATGCCCTGCCCGTCCACCTACTCCACCGGCACGACCTACCACAACGACTTCAAGGACGCCGAGCTCAGCAACACGTTCATGCAGGACTTCACCGTCTCCTGCAACACCGCCTTCATCGAGCAGAGCATGACCACCCTGCAGTCCGGCTCGCTGGCCAAGCAGGCCGCGGACGTCTTCGGCATCGGGCTGAACTGGAAGATCGGCTTCCCCAGCTTCGACGGCTCGGTCCCCGGCGCGGGCCAGACCAAGGACGAGACGGCGGGTGAGTACTTCGGCCAGGGCAAGGACCTGATGAACCCGCTGACCATGGCCTCGGTCGCGGCCACCGTGCAGAGCGGCACCTTCAAGCAGCCGGTCCTGCTGGCCGGCCTGCCGCAGCTCCCGGCCGCCCGGCAGCTGTCGCCGGACGTCCTGAACAACCTGCGCTCGATGATGAACAGCGTGCTGACCAACCCGCAGGGCACCGCCTACAACGCGCTGCAGGGCGTTGGCGGCACCATCGGCGGCAAGACCGGCACCGCCGAGACCTCCAGCGACCCCAACGCCCCCACCAACAGCTGGTTCACCGGCTTCCGGGACAACCTGGCGGTCTCCGCCGAGGTGATCGACGGCGGCTTCGGCGCCACCGCCGCGGTGCCCGCCGTGGCCGAGGTGCTCAAGGTCGGCAACGGCGGCTGA
- a CDS encoding dolichyl-phosphate-mannose--protein mannosyltransferase has translation MNGETAAETTVVETIADTPGDTAPGGEAGGVGPEGIPAPRAAAAAGGGWLRRLAAQDYRAPHRTTLAEALVPPMPDGPGVTPAVVAPSPLLLRAGIRLPVGLWSWICRWSGWLGPLAVALFGGLLRFWNLGSPGAIIFDETYYAKDAYALWQGGYETSWPDSANTQLVQPHQVIPYQPDAAFVVHPPVGKWIIGMGEQLFGMHPFGWRFMVAVLGTLSILMIARIARRLFRSTLLGCVAGLLLSVDGLHFVMSRTSLLDLIVMFWILAAFGFLLLDRDHTRARIARRLAELPDAHAFADRMRLGLRPYRLAAGVCVGLACSTKWSGMYVAAFFGLLTVFWDVGTRKLVGARRPYWSTLIRDGLPAFASIVLVSLVVYVSSWSGWLASSAVPGKGGYDRGWAVGRHGLSTEFVSIPLLGKVRMPFQVDMTWVPGSLRALWHYHAQMYQFNISLSTPHLYQSNPWSWLVLGRPVSFYYESPHLGQSGCKAAQCASEVLAIGTPLLWWAGVVALVYCLYRWALRRDWRAGAVLCGLGAGYLPWFEYQHRTIFLFYAVAFVPFLVLAVTMMIGAMIGPATATYERRVAGALGAGLLVVGVLWNFLYFYPLYTGQVIPMDDWRARMWFTSWI, from the coding sequence GTGAACGGCGAGACGGCGGCAGAGACGACGGTGGTCGAGACCATCGCGGACACCCCGGGCGACACGGCCCCGGGCGGCGAGGCCGGCGGGGTCGGCCCCGAGGGCATACCGGCGCCCCGCGCGGCCGCCGCGGCGGGCGGCGGCTGGCTGCGCAGGCTGGCCGCGCAGGACTACCGGGCGCCGCACCGGACCACCCTCGCCGAGGCGCTGGTCCCGCCGATGCCGGACGGCCCCGGGGTGACCCCGGCCGTGGTCGCGCCCTCGCCGCTGCTGCTGCGGGCCGGCATCCGACTGCCCGTCGGCCTGTGGAGCTGGATCTGCCGCTGGTCCGGCTGGCTCGGCCCGCTGGCGGTGGCACTCTTCGGCGGCCTGCTGCGGTTCTGGAACCTGGGCAGCCCGGGCGCGATCATCTTCGACGAGACCTACTACGCCAAGGACGCCTACGCGCTCTGGCAGGGCGGCTACGAGACCTCCTGGCCGGACAGCGCGAACACCCAGCTCGTCCAGCCGCACCAGGTGATCCCGTACCAGCCCGACGCCGCCTTCGTGGTCCACCCGCCGGTCGGCAAGTGGATCATCGGGATGGGCGAGCAGCTGTTCGGCATGCATCCGTTCGGCTGGCGGTTCATGGTCGCGGTGCTCGGCACCCTCTCGATCCTGATGATCGCCCGGATCGCCCGCCGGCTCTTCCGCTCCACCCTGCTGGGCTGCGTGGCCGGCCTGCTGCTCTCGGTGGACGGGCTGCACTTCGTGATGAGCCGCACCTCGCTGCTCGACCTGATCGTGATGTTCTGGATCCTGGCCGCCTTCGGGTTCCTGCTGCTCGACCGCGACCACACCCGGGCCAGGATCGCCCGCCGGCTCGCGGAGCTGCCCGACGCCCACGCGTTCGCCGACCGGATGCGGCTGGGCCTGCGCCCCTACCGGCTGGCTGCCGGCGTCTGCGTGGGCCTGGCCTGCTCCACCAAGTGGAGCGGGATGTACGTGGCCGCCTTCTTCGGCCTGCTGACCGTCTTCTGGGACGTGGGCACGCGCAAGCTCGTCGGGGCCCGCCGCCCGTACTGGTCCACCCTGATCCGCGACGGCCTGCCCGCCTTCGCCTCGATCGTGCTGGTCTCGCTGGTCGTCTACGTCAGCTCCTGGTCCGGCTGGCTGGCCAGCAGCGCCGTGCCGGGCAAGGGCGGCTACGACCGGGGCTGGGCGGTGGGCCGGCACGGGCTCTCCACCGAGTTCGTCTCGATCCCGCTGCTCGGCAAGGTCAGGATGCCCTTCCAGGTGGACATGACCTGGGTGCCGGGGAGCCTGCGGGCGCTGTGGCACTACCACGCGCAGATGTACCAGTTCAACATCAGCCTCTCCACCCCGCACCTGTACCAGTCCAACCCGTGGAGCTGGCTGGTGCTGGGGCGGCCGGTCTCCTTCTACTACGAGTCGCCGCACCTGGGGCAGAGCGGTTGCAAGGCCGCCCAGTGCGCCTCCGAGGTGCTGGCGATCGGCACCCCGCTGCTCTGGTGGGCGGGCGTGGTGGCGCTGGTGTACTGCCTGTACCGGTGGGCGCTGCGGCGCGACTGGCGGGCCGGCGCGGTGCTCTGCGGCCTGGGCGCTGGGTACCTGCCCTGGTTCGAGTACCAGCACCGGACCATCTTCCTGTTCTACGCGGTGGCCTTCGTGCCGTTCCTGGTGCTGGCGGTGACCATGATGATCGGCGCGATGATCGGACCGGCCACGGCGACCTACGAACGCCGGGTGGCGGGCGCTCTGGGCGCCGGACTGCTGGTGGTCGGGGTGCTCTGGAACTTCCTGTACTTCTATCCGCTGTACACCGGCCAGGTGATCCCGATGGACGACTGGCGGGCCCGGATGTGGTTCACCAGCTGGATCTGA
- the rsmI gene encoding 16S rRNA (cytidine(1402)-2'-O)-methyltransferase, translating to MTGVLVLAGTPIGDVADAPPRLLTELAAADVIAAEDTRRLRRLTQALGVTPAGRVLSYFEGNEVGRTPELVEALTGGARVLLVTDAGMPSVSDPGYRLVAAAVEAGIKVTAVPGPSAVLTALALSALPVDRFTFEGFLPRKAGDRSRALAEIAAEPRTMVFFEAPHRIAETLAAMAEAFGAERPAAVCRELTKTYEEVKRGPIGELATWAAEGVRGEITVVVAGAPPAAPAQLTPAELAERVAAREAAGERRKEAIAAVALALGLPKREVFDAVVAVKHAP from the coding sequence GTGACAGGTGTACTCGTGCTGGCAGGGACCCCCATCGGCGACGTCGCGGACGCCCCGCCACGGCTGCTCACCGAGCTCGCCGCGGCGGACGTGATCGCGGCCGAGGACACCCGGCGGCTGCGTCGGCTCACCCAGGCGCTCGGCGTCACCCCGGCGGGGCGGGTGCTCTCCTACTTCGAGGGCAACGAGGTGGGCCGCACCCCCGAGCTGGTCGAGGCGCTCACCGGCGGTGCCCGGGTGCTGCTGGTGACCGACGCCGGGATGCCCTCGGTCTCCGACCCCGGCTACCGCCTGGTGGCCGCCGCCGTGGAGGCCGGCATCAAGGTCACCGCCGTGCCGGGCCCCTCCGCCGTGCTCACCGCGCTGGCGCTCTCCGCGCTGCCGGTGGACCGCTTCACCTTCGAGGGCTTCCTGCCGCGCAAGGCCGGCGACCGCTCCCGGGCGCTGGCCGAGATCGCCGCCGAGCCGCGCACCATGGTCTTCTTCGAGGCCCCGCACCGGATCGCCGAGACCCTGGCCGCGATGGCCGAGGCGTTCGGCGCCGAGCGGCCCGCCGCCGTCTGCCGTGAGCTGACCAAGACCTACGAGGAGGTCAAGCGCGGCCCGATCGGCGAGCTGGCCACCTGGGCCGCCGAGGGGGTGCGCGGCGAGATCACCGTGGTGGTGGCCGGCGCCCCGCCCGCCGCGCCCGCCCAGCTCACCCCGGCCGAGCTGGCCGAGCGGGTGGCCGCGCGCGAGGCGGCCGGCGAGCGCCGCAAGGAGGCGATCGCGGCGGTCGCGCTCGCTCTCGGGCTGCCCAAGCGCGAGGTGTTCGACGCGGTTGTGGCCGTTAAGCACGCTCCGTGA